A portion of the Adhaeribacter radiodurans genome contains these proteins:
- a CDS encoding family 1 glycosylhydrolase gives MAQKPGIFPTFFISGFECSTFLWKDKKRRNLVHETQHHHFVKQDYELLRSLGIAVAREGIPWPLVDTNGQYDFSCIDPMLEAMQQNQILPIWDLCHYGYPDDLDPFSDAFVERFTAYCRAAAEYVIPKLRGPYFFTPINEITFFSFCGGEWGWVAPYKTTKEDRFKLRLNLCKAAIAGVKAIREVESEARMIHIDPLVQVVAPRDRPDLELAAHHETYVDTFLAWDIVYGKEHPELGGSPEILDIVGANNYSFGQMEYREHGPHQALPPDDDRIKPLCDLLRLVWERYQRPMIIGETSGLKEGRAAWLKDVMEESLAAVDAGMDLHGICLFPAVDMPDWHTGEWLNNGICDLIPESDVLRRQPHEPYIAELRRWQKELNRITTLDTDPFSDPVELSDVIAAAKRLNMKPDKNWS, from the coding sequence ATGGCACAAAAACCGGGTATCTTTCCTACATTTTTTATTTCCGGTTTTGAGTGCTCTACCTTTCTTTGGAAAGATAAAAAACGGCGCAACTTGGTCCACGAAACGCAACATCACCATTTTGTAAAGCAAGATTATGAGTTGCTCCGGTCGTTAGGTATTGCCGTTGCCCGCGAAGGTATTCCCTGGCCACTCGTAGATACTAATGGGCAATATGATTTTTCGTGTATTGATCCCATGCTGGAGGCTATGCAACAAAATCAGATTTTGCCCATTTGGGACTTGTGCCATTACGGATACCCCGATGATCTGGACCCTTTTTCAGACGCTTTCGTGGAGCGTTTTACCGCTTACTGCCGGGCGGCAGCAGAGTACGTTATTCCGAAACTTCGGGGGCCATATTTTTTTACTCCCATTAACGAAATTACTTTTTTCTCTTTTTGCGGAGGCGAATGGGGTTGGGTGGCACCTTACAAAACTACGAAAGAAGACCGTTTTAAATTACGTTTAAATTTATGTAAAGCCGCCATAGCAGGAGTAAAAGCTATCCGGGAAGTTGAGTCCGAAGCTCGGATGATACACATTGACCCCTTGGTGCAGGTAGTAGCTCCACGCGACCGGCCGGATCTGGAACTTGCGGCGCATCACGAAACGTATGTGGATACTTTCCTGGCATGGGATATAGTTTATGGCAAAGAGCATCCGGAACTAGGCGGTTCTCCTGAAATACTCGACATTGTGGGCGCCAATAATTACTCTTTCGGGCAGATGGAATACCGCGAACACGGGCCACACCAGGCTTTGCCCCCCGACGATGACCGCATTAAACCGCTTTGTGATTTATTGCGATTGGTTTGGGAACGCTACCAACGGCCAATGATTATTGGGGAAACCAGCGGCTTAAAAGAAGGACGAGCTGCCTGGCTAAAAGATGTAATGGAAGAATCGCTGGCGGCAGTAGATGCAGGTATGGACCTACATGGCATTTGTTTGTTTCCGGCGGTAGATATGCCCGACTGGCACACCGGGGAATGGCTGAATAATGGCATCTGCGATTTAATTCCGGAAAGCGACGTACTACGGCGACAACCACATGAACCTTATATAGCGGAACTCCGGCGCTGGCAAAAAGAACTAAACCGGATTACTACTCTGGATACTGATCCTTTTAGCGATCCGGTAGAGTTATCAGATGTAATTGCGGCGGCTAAACGCCTGAATATGAAGCCAGATAAAAATTGGAGTTAA
- a CDS encoding gliding motility protein GldB-related protein yields the protein MLIPSLWAAKEISERTQPSAKLKEWYPTVSFPPVYFVIGAFNSGGTSSANGLIIGAEKQGNLNGLPSLVAHELIHFQQTFPQRATSLLEQSILEGSADFMSELVSGQSPNVEAHKYGNAHQDELCREFVQVMHQFEDTDWLYSVSGKDKRPNDLGYWMGYQITKAYFDKTPNKKQAVKEILNIKDYTSFLNKSGYLQKYL from the coding sequence ATTCTTATTCCCAGCCTTTGGGCAGCAAAAGAAATTTCCGAACGAACCCAGCCAAGCGCAAAATTAAAGGAATGGTACCCAACTGTTTCTTTCCCGCCTGTTTATTTTGTTATAGGTGCTTTTAATTCGGGCGGCACATCCAGTGCTAACGGACTTATAATTGGTGCCGAAAAGCAAGGAAATTTAAATGGCTTGCCCTCCTTAGTAGCCCACGAACTTATACATTTTCAGCAAACTTTCCCGCAGCGCGCAACTTCTTTGCTCGAACAATCTATTCTGGAAGGGAGTGCCGACTTTATGTCCGAACTGGTGTCAGGCCAAAGCCCAAACGTTGAAGCCCATAAATATGGCAATGCCCACCAAGACGAATTATGCCGGGAGTTTGTACAAGTGATGCATCAGTTTGAAGATACCGATTGGCTCTACAGTGTAAGCGGTAAAGATAAACGGCCGAATGATTTAGGTTATTGGATGGGTTACCAAATTACTAAAGCTTATTTCGATAAAACACCAAATAAAAAGCAAGCCGTAAAAGAGATATTAAACATTAAGGATTATACTAGTTTTCTGAATAAAAGCGGTTATCTTCAGAAATACTTATAA
- a CDS encoding DHCW motif cupin fold protein: protein MKIENIPFQHINWDDIEITEIPGLGGSALSKIWSMGNARVQLVQYLADYQSNHWCHRGHVVLVLAGSLQITLEDDRTITIQAGDSFAVADNIDAHKIASVNGATVFIVD, encoded by the coding sequence ATGAAAATAGAAAATATACCTTTTCAGCACATTAACTGGGACGATATAGAAATAACCGAAATACCTGGTTTAGGTGGTAGCGCCTTGAGCAAAATCTGGAGTATGGGCAATGCCCGGGTGCAATTGGTTCAATACCTCGCCGATTACCAATCAAACCATTGGTGCCACCGGGGGCATGTTGTGCTTGTATTAGCGGGGTCGCTGCAAATTACTTTAGAAGATGACCGTACCATTACTATTCAGGCCGGAGATTCTTTTGCGGTAGCGGATAATATAGATGCGCATAAAATTGCTTCGGTAAATGGAGCTACTGTTTTTATTGTAGATTAG
- a CDS encoding MFS transporter, which produces MIKNTAAVAAPALTRLNLWVMAIATGLVVANLYYNQPLLDEIARTFGITEAHAGSISMLTQIGYAVGMFFIIPLGDMLKRKKLIMFNFGMIIASLLLAAFSPNSTFLMFASFLIGATSVTPQLLIPMAAHLARPEERGRTVGFVMSGLLIGILLSRTISGFVGAHLGWRAMFIIAGLVMVLLWILLSFLLPEVYPEYKGNYKSLMQSLVSLIRDEPMLRMAAVRGALCFASFAAFWTTLVFLLREPPFNAGSDVAGAFGLVGAFGALGASFMGRISDKGNSQQVTTYSIGLIILSYLIFGVSGSSYLGLIAGVILLDLGVQATHISNQTLIFSLRPEARNRLNTVYMVTYFLGGASGTFLASQLWYRWQWQGVVAIGIILSILALLVHLRFTKSQPIME; this is translated from the coding sequence ATGATTAAAAATACGGCTGCCGTGGCAGCGCCCGCTTTAACCCGGCTAAACCTTTGGGTAATGGCAATTGCTACCGGGTTAGTAGTAGCTAATTTATACTATAACCAACCCTTACTCGACGAAATTGCCCGAACTTTCGGGATTACGGAAGCCCACGCCGGCAGTATTTCCATGCTTACCCAGATAGGGTATGCTGTCGGTATGTTTTTTATTATTCCTTTAGGCGATATGCTGAAGCGGAAAAAGTTGATCATGTTCAACTTTGGGATGATTATAGCTTCCCTGCTTTTAGCAGCCTTTTCTCCGAACAGTACTTTTTTAATGTTTGCCAGCTTTTTAATTGGAGCTACTTCGGTAACTCCTCAGTTATTAATACCCATGGCTGCTCACCTGGCTCGTCCCGAAGAGCGTGGCCGAACAGTTGGTTTTGTAATGAGCGGCTTATTAATTGGAATTCTATTATCGCGTACTATTAGTGGTTTTGTAGGGGCGCATTTGGGCTGGCGGGCCATGTTTATTATTGCCGGTTTGGTAATGGTGTTGCTTTGGATTTTACTTTCTTTTTTGTTGCCAGAAGTGTATCCGGAATATAAAGGCAATTACAAGAGTTTAATGCAATCCCTTGTATCGCTCATCCGTGACGAGCCCATGTTGCGCATGGCTGCCGTACGTGGGGCTTTGTGTTTTGCCAGTTTTGCCGCCTTCTGGACTACTTTGGTTTTCTTGCTACGGGAACCGCCCTTTAATGCGGGCAGCGATGTGGCCGGTGCCTTTGGTTTAGTGGGCGCTTTCGGGGCTTTAGGCGCTTCGTTCATGGGCCGTATTAGTGATAAAGGCAATTCGCAGCAAGTAACTACTTACAGCATTGGTTTAATTATTTTGTCTTACCTGATCTTTGGCGTTTCCGGTAGTAGTTACCTTGGATTAATTGCCGGGGTAATATTGCTGGACTTAGGCGTGCAAGCCACTCATATATCTAATCAAACGCTTATTTTTTCGTTGCGGCCCGAAGCCCGAAACCGGCTGAATACCGTTTATATGGTAACTTATTTTTTAGGCGGTGCTTCCGGTACTTTTCTGGCAAGTCAGCTTTGGTATCGTTGGCAATGGCAAGGGGTTGTCGCCATAGGAATTATTTTATCCATACTGGCTTTGCTGGTGCATCTGCGTTTTACTAAATCACAGCCAATTATGGAATAA
- a CDS encoding DinB family protein, with the protein MKKTTLLLTILFLVALLATSKVSLAANPPAKSQMLLDWQRAKTYTKEYLDAMPEAGSSFKPTPEMRSFAEQMLHLANANFNFAAGASGTANPYQGKNLEKLDDYKTKAALSKVVLESYDFVINALNSTTDAQMASNVKLFNMDVNRGLAFEKAFEHQTHHRGQTTVYLRLKGVTPPGEKLF; encoded by the coding sequence ATGAAAAAAACTACTCTTCTTTTAACCATTTTGTTTTTAGTAGCCTTACTTGCTACGAGCAAAGTTTCCTTGGCAGCTAATCCGCCAGCCAAAAGCCAAATGCTTTTAGATTGGCAACGAGCAAAAACTTATACCAAAGAATATTTAGATGCTATGCCCGAAGCCGGATCAAGTTTTAAACCTACCCCGGAAATGCGTAGTTTTGCGGAACAAATGCTCCACTTAGCTAATGCGAATTTTAACTTTGCTGCCGGCGCTTCTGGTACTGCCAATCCCTATCAAGGTAAAAACCTGGAAAAATTAGATGATTATAAAACCAAAGCGGCACTTAGCAAAGTAGTACTGGAAAGTTATGATTTTGTAATTAACGCCTTAAATAGTACTACCGATGCGCAAATGGCCAGCAACGTAAAGTTATTTAACATGGACGTAAACCGCGGTTTAGCTTTTGAGAAAGCTTTTGAACACCAAACGCACCACCGTGGTCAGACAACGGTTTACCTGCGCCTGAAAGGGGTAACACCTCCCGGCGAAAAGTTATTTTAA
- a CDS encoding SDR family NAD(P)-dependent oxidoreductase, which produces MKTALITGASGGIGYELAKEFARHQHNLVLVARSEARLNQIAKELQTTYGIQAIALAQDLSDPQAVPTIFTELQSRNIIIDYLVNNAGFGDFGFFVETDWAKEERMINLNITCLTHLTKVFAREMVKRRSGRILNVASTASFQPGPLMAVYFATKAYVLSFSEAIANELQGTGVTVTALCPGPTESGFLQAAALEGSKLFKGKKLPSSAEVAAYGYKALMSGKTVAIHGFRNWLTANSARFAPRKLVTAIVRKMTER; this is translated from the coding sequence ATGAAAACGGCTTTAATTACCGGAGCATCGGGCGGCATAGGCTACGAACTCGCAAAAGAATTTGCCCGGCACCAACATAATTTAGTATTGGTAGCCCGGAGCGAAGCAAGGTTAAACCAGATTGCTAAAGAATTACAAACAACTTACGGCATTCAGGCTATCGCACTCGCGCAAGATTTAAGCGATCCCCAGGCGGTTCCAACCATATTTACTGAGCTGCAATCCAGAAATATCATCATCGACTATTTGGTAAATAACGCTGGTTTTGGTGATTTCGGATTTTTTGTTGAAACGGATTGGGCTAAGGAAGAACGAATGATTAACCTGAACATCACTTGTCTTACCCATCTTACTAAAGTTTTTGCCCGCGAGATGGTAAAGCGCCGTTCTGGTCGTATTCTAAACGTTGCTTCAACGGCTTCTTTTCAGCCAGGGCCTTTAATGGCTGTGTATTTTGCTACCAAAGCGTATGTATTGTCTTTTTCGGAAGCAATTGCCAATGAGTTACAGGGAACCGGGGTAACCGTTACCGCTTTATGTCCTGGTCCTACAGAATCCGGATTCCTGCAAGCTGCCGCTCTGGAAGGTTCAAAATTATTTAAAGGTAAAAAATTGCCGAGTTCCGCCGAAGTGGCGGCTTATGGGTACAAAGCTCTAATGTCGGGTAAAACAGTGGCTATTCACGGTTTCCGAAATTGGTTAACTGCCAACTCTGCCCGTTTTGCTCCCCGTAAATTAGTAACGGCCATTGTTCGCAAAATGACGGAAAGATAG
- the amaB gene encoding L-piperidine-6-carboxylate dehydrogenase has translation MKQAIDGSPQQLILEEIKTALGIKDNNPAYSTGLAWGGAANKNSKTIFSPVDGQPIASVNLATPDDYETIIKAAQQAFEQWRQVPAPKRGDVVRQYGNKLRQYKEPLGKLVSYEMGKIYQEGLGEVQEMIDICDFAVGLSRQLHGFTMHSERPGHRMYEQYHSLGIVGIISAFNFPVAVWSWNAMLAAVCGDVCVWKPSEKTPLTAIACQHILKEVLVENNLPEGVFNLIIGDAEIGALMAADERLPLISATGSTRMGKKVGAAVGARLGRALLELGGNNAIILTEHANLDIALRAVVFGAVGTCGQRCTSTRRLIIHDSIYEEVKERLLKIYPNLPIGNPLSDSILVGPLIDKDAVEGFQKAMKAVQQEGGTLLTGGEILTGQEFETGTYVKPALIEAENTFKTVQEETFAPILYLIKYSGAVENAISIQNNVRQGLSSAIFSTNLEQTEAFLAAWGSDCGIANVNIGTSGAEIGGAFGGEKDTGGGRESGSDAWKVYMRRQTNTINFSQELPLAQGIKFDL, from the coding sequence ATGAAACAAGCCATTGATGGTAGTCCGCAGCAACTAATTTTAGAAGAAATTAAAACTGCTTTGGGAATTAAGGATAACAACCCAGCTTATAGTACTGGTTTAGCCTGGGGTGGTGCGGCTAATAAAAACTCCAAAACGATTTTCTCTCCCGTAGATGGGCAGCCAATTGCTTCGGTAAACCTGGCTACTCCTGATGATTATGAAACAATAATAAAAGCAGCGCAGCAGGCCTTTGAGCAATGGCGACAGGTACCCGCGCCTAAGCGTGGTGATGTTGTGCGGCAGTACGGTAATAAACTGCGCCAGTACAAAGAACCATTGGGCAAATTGGTATCGTATGAAATGGGCAAGATTTACCAGGAAGGACTAGGCGAAGTACAGGAAATGATCGATATCTGCGATTTTGCGGTGGGACTATCGCGCCAGTTACACGGTTTTACCATGCACTCCGAACGGCCGGGCCATCGCATGTACGAGCAATATCATTCTTTAGGCATTGTAGGAATAATCTCGGCTTTTAACTTTCCGGTAGCCGTTTGGAGTTGGAATGCCATGCTGGCCGCCGTGTGTGGAGATGTTTGTGTATGGAAACCCTCGGAGAAAACCCCGTTAACGGCTATTGCTTGCCAGCATATTTTAAAAGAAGTTTTAGTAGAAAACAATCTGCCCGAAGGAGTTTTTAATTTAATAATTGGTGATGCGGAGATAGGAGCTTTAATGGCAGCGGATGAGCGCTTGCCTTTAATATCTGCTACCGGTTCTACTCGAATGGGTAAAAAAGTAGGTGCCGCCGTAGGTGCCCGTTTAGGTCGCGCTTTGTTAGAATTAGGGGGCAATAATGCTATTATTTTAACCGAACACGCCAACTTGGATATAGCTCTGCGAGCAGTAGTTTTTGGAGCAGTAGGTACTTGCGGTCAGCGGTGCACTTCCACGCGGCGGTTAATAATTCACGATTCGATTTACGAAGAAGTAAAAGAACGATTACTGAAAATTTACCCCAATTTACCCATCGGCAATCCTTTAAGCGATTCTATTTTAGTAGGCCCATTGATTGACAAAGATGCCGTTGAAGGTTTTCAGAAGGCAATGAAAGCGGTGCAGCAGGAGGGAGGTACTTTATTAACGGGTGGTGAAATTTTAACCGGACAAGAATTTGAAACAGGTACTTACGTAAAGCCAGCCTTAATTGAAGCCGAAAACACGTTTAAAACCGTGCAGGAAGAAACTTTCGCTCCTATTTTATATTTAATTAAATATTCCGGTGCGGTAGAAAATGCCATTTCTATTCAAAACAACGTTCGGCAGGGTTTATCTTCTGCTATTTTTTCAACAAATCTGGAACAGACCGAAGCGTTTTTAGCAGCTTGGGGCTCTGATTGTGGCATTGCTAACGTAAACATTGGAACATCTGGTGCCGAGATTGGCGGGGCCTTTGGTGGTGAGAAAGATACGGGTGGAGGTAGGGAATCAGGTTCAGATGCCTGGAAAGTGTACATGCGTCGGCAAACCAACACCATTAATTTTAGTCAGGAATTACCGTTGGCTCAAGGTATTAAGTTTGATCTTTAA
- a CDS encoding Do family serine endopeptidase — protein MKPRQFMFGLVLSAVMGGSMAIGGYKLLEDDEPVVQAPQEQPARNFRYSSLMRDSEVKVPEGLNFVTAAEAVTPAVVHVMTEYGAELAQNSRRKEIDPFFRDFFGDSFEDYHRRQGPSMGSGSGVIIASNGYIITNNHVIDKADKIKVVLDDKRELSATLVGADPSTDLALLKVNADKLPTVRYGNSDNVRVGEWVLAVGNPLNLNSTVTAGIISAKGRNVGIVQNVDASGNNLGVESFIQTDAAVNPGNSGGALVNLNGDLIGINTAIATQTGSFAGYSFAVPSSIVSKVIDDLLKFGEVQRAFLGISMREVDAKLAEDKKIKTLNGIYINDFSDNSAAKEAGLEKGDVITQINGVNVNTSAAVQEQVARYRPGDKVKVTYLRDNDTKNTTVTLRNRMGDTNLVKRELAKAVSYGGAKFEPLSKAEMTKLGLDGGAKITNVKSSEFKSTGMVDGFIITRIDKSKVEKPQDVERLLKGAEDESGVLVEGTYPDGRRAFYPIGRR, from the coding sequence ATGAAACCAAGACAGTTTATGTTTGGCCTGGTTCTTTCGGCTGTTATGGGCGGAAGCATGGCAATTGGTGGTTACAAGCTACTGGAAGATGATGAGCCCGTGGTGCAAGCACCTCAGGAGCAACCTGCTCGAAATTTTCGGTACTCGAGCTTAATGCGCGATAGCGAAGTAAAAGTACCAGAAGGTTTAAATTTTGTAACTGCCGCTGAAGCAGTAACTCCAGCAGTAGTACACGTAATGACAGAATATGGGGCGGAACTAGCTCAAAATTCACGTCGAAAAGAAATTGATCCATTTTTTCGGGATTTCTTTGGTGATAGTTTCGAGGATTACCACCGTCGGCAGGGACCTTCTATGGGCTCTGGTTCAGGGGTAATTATTGCTTCTAACGGTTACATTATTACGAATAACCACGTAATTGATAAAGCCGATAAAATTAAAGTAGTATTAGACGACAAACGCGAATTATCGGCAACTTTAGTAGGGGCTGACCCAAGTACCGATTTAGCTTTACTAAAAGTGAATGCCGATAAATTACCAACTGTGCGTTATGGTAACTCCGATAATGTTCGGGTAGGCGAGTGGGTTTTGGCGGTAGGGAATCCGCTTAATCTTAACTCAACTGTTACGGCCGGTATTATCAGTGCCAAAGGCCGTAATGTAGGTATTGTGCAAAACGTAGATGCCAGTGGTAATAACTTAGGCGTAGAATCTTTTATTCAGACGGATGCGGCTGTTAACCCAGGTAACAGTGGGGGAGCATTGGTTAATTTAAACGGTGATTTAATAGGTATTAATACCGCTATTGCCACTCAAACAGGTTCTTTTGCCGGTTATTCTTTTGCCGTTCCTTCTTCCATAGTAAGTAAAGTAATTGATGATTTACTAAAATTTGGCGAAGTACAGCGGGCTTTCTTGGGCATTTCTATGCGGGAAGTAGATGCTAAATTAGCCGAAGATAAAAAAATTAAAACGTTGAATGGTATTTACATTAACGACTTCTCCGATAACAGTGCCGCTAAAGAAGCTGGTTTAGAGAAAGGTGATGTTATTACTCAAATTAACGGAGTAAACGTAAATACCAGCGCGGCGGTACAGGAGCAAGTGGCTCGTTACCGCCCAGGCGATAAAGTTAAAGTAACTTACCTGCGCGACAATGACACCAAAAATACCACTGTTACTTTGCGTAACCGGATGGGTGATACTAATTTGGTAAAACGCGAGTTGGCCAAAGCAGTAAGTTATGGCGGCGCTAAATTTGAGCCTTTATCTAAAGCTGAGATGACGAAGTTAGGCTTAGATGGCGGTGCTAAAATTACTAACGTAAAATCCAGCGAGTTTAAGAGTACCGGTATGGTAGATGGCTTTATCATTACTCGAATTGATAAAAGCAAAGTAGAAAAACCACAAGATGTAGAGCGTTTATTAAAAGGTGCCGAAGATGAATCGGGAGTACTCGTTGAAGGTACTTATCCGGATGGTCGCCGGGCTTTCTACCCAATTGGCCGCAGATAA
- a CDS encoding Hsp20/alpha crystallin family protein produces MTITKYNGYLTDKMPQTFSTMLDRFFNETVNNRRQLADFTPHVDAFETETQYEFNVSLPGLSKEDITIDFQEGKLTIAGERKFNKEEESQNKKYHLLETQYGSFSRTFFLPDNVNPAQIDAHFENGILHVTVPKDEQKVKKHQIQIK; encoded by the coding sequence ATGACCATCACAAAGTATAACGGTTATTTAACTGATAAAATGCCGCAAACTTTTAGTACCATGTTAGATCGTTTTTTTAACGAAACCGTAAACAACCGTCGCCAATTGGCCGATTTTACGCCGCATGTAGATGCCTTTGAAACCGAAACCCAATACGAATTTAATGTGTCTTTACCTGGTTTAAGTAAAGAAGACATTACCATAGATTTTCAGGAAGGTAAATTAACTATTGCCGGCGAACGTAAGTTTAATAAAGAAGAAGAAAGCCAAAATAAAAAATATCATTTGCTCGAAACCCAATACGGATCTTTCAGCAGAACCTTCTTCTTACCCGATAATGTAAATCCAGCCCAAATAGATGCCCATTTTGAGAACGGTATCTTGCATGTTACCGTACCAAAAGATGAGCAGAAAGTGAAAAAACACCAGATTCAGATTAAATAA
- a CDS encoding DUF2490 domain-containing protein, with translation MWLDVTMLKRVSTGYYLLFFLMVSLPAANAQHKQHVATEIWPELQAEYVFKSTSFFYFRHQYRYTTNSDYKGLNSFVLNNQLKRIQFRLGYEQALTNTWGLGGSQMFSFEPGRKLYFTDVYLRHLSFLPGLQVIKRVMVDYLLYTNAASIGRLRPRVDLDKPIKIRNFTLRLRAGYEVFLYTDFKTGKPYSARVIDRTRLRGEVVLQPNPHLTFTPFFTKQTDYTRLPNKESNQSTTVTFGENRNSITPIWGVEFRYTFYQGKKPFPRVIAPVQQD, from the coding sequence ATGTGGTTGGATGTTACAATGCTAAAACGGGTAAGTACTGGCTATTATTTACTGTTTTTTCTGATGGTGAGTTTACCAGCCGCCAATGCTCAGCACAAACAACATGTGGCAACAGAGATATGGCCAGAATTGCAAGCTGAATATGTTTTTAAATCTACCAGTTTTTTCTATTTCCGGCACCAATACCGCTATACTACCAACTCCGACTATAAAGGATTAAATTCTTTTGTACTAAACAATCAGCTTAAGCGCATTCAGTTTCGGTTAGGTTATGAACAAGCATTAACCAATACCTGGGGCTTAGGTGGTTCTCAAATGTTTAGTTTTGAACCTGGCCGGAAGCTTTATTTTACGGATGTATACCTGCGGCATTTAAGTTTTTTGCCTGGCTTGCAAGTAATAAAGCGAGTTATGGTGGATTACCTGCTATATACAAATGCGGCATCCATAGGACGGTTGCGTCCACGTGTGGATCTGGATAAACCTATCAAAATTAGAAATTTTACCCTGCGATTACGCGCCGGTTACGAAGTGTTTTTATACACCGATTTTAAAACAGGTAAACCTTATTCGGCCAGAGTAATTGACCGTACGCGTTTGCGGGGCGAAGTTGTTTTACAGCCCAATCCACATCTCACATTTACACCATTTTTTACGAAGCAAACCGATTATACCAGGCTGCCCAACAAAGAAAGTAATCAATCAACTACTGTTACTTTTGGTGAAAACCGGAATAGTATTACTCCTATATGGGGCGTGGAGTTTCGGTACACTTTCTACCAAGGCAAAAAGCCTTTCCCAAGAGTAATAGCTCCCGTGCAACAAGATTAA